A region of Arabidopsis thaliana chromosome 5, partial sequence DNA encodes the following proteins:
- the SUVH1 gene encoding SU(VAR)3-9 homolog 1 (SU(VAR)3-9 homolog 1 (SUVH1); CONTAINS InterPro DOMAIN/s: SRA-YDG (InterPro:IPR003105), SET domain (InterPro:IPR001214), Pre-SET zinc-binding sub-group (InterPro:IPR003606), Post-SET domain (InterPro:IPR003616), Pre-SET domain (InterPro:IPR007728); BEST Arabidopsis thaliana protein match is: SU(VAR)3-9 homolog 3 (TAIR:AT1G73100.1); Has 4151 Blast hits to 3953 proteins in 385 species: Archae - 0; Bacteria - 260; Metazoa - 2116; Fungi - 479; Plants - 984; Viruses - 5; Other Eukaryotes - 307 (source: NCBI BLink).): protein MERNGGHYTDKTRVLDIKPLRTLRPVFPSGNQAPPFVCAPPFGPFPPGFSSFYPFSSSQANQHTPDLNQAQYPPQHQQPQNPPPVYQQQPPQHASEPSLVTPLRSFRSPDVSNGNAELEGSTVKRRIPKKRPISRPENMNFESGINVADRENGNRELVLSVLMRFDALRRRFAQLEDAKEAVSGIIKRPDLKSGSTCMGRGVRTNTKKRPGIVPGVEIGDVFFFRFEMCLVGLHSPSMAGIDYLVVKGETEEEPIATSIVSSGYYDNDEGNPDVLIYTGQGGNADKDKQSSDQKLERGNLALEKSLRRDSAVRVIRGLKEASHNAKIYIYDGLYEIKESWVEKGKSGHNTFKYKLVRAPGQPPAFASWTAIQKWKTGVPSRQGLILPDMTSGVESIPVSLVNEVDTDNGPAYFTYSTTVKYSESFKLMQPSFGCDCANLCKPGNLDCHCIRKNGGDFPYTGNGILVSRKPMIYECSPSCPCSTCKNKVTQMGVKVRLEVFKTANRGWGLRSWDAIRAGSFICIYVGEAKDKSKVQQTMANDDYTFDTTNVYNPFKWNYEPGLADEDACEEMSEESEIPLPLIISAKNVGNVARFMNHSCSPNVFWQPVSYENNSQLFVHVAFFAISHIPPMTELTYDYGVSRPSGTQNGNPLYGKRKCFCGSAYCRGSFG, encoded by the coding sequence ATGGAAAGAAATGGTGGTCACTACACTGATAAGACGAGAGTGTTGGATATTAAACCATTGCGTACTCTAAGACCTGTGTTTCCCAGTGGAAATCAAGCTCCGCCTTTTGTGTGTGCTCCTCCTTTTGGACCATTTCCTCCTGGGTTCTCATCGTTTTATCCGTTTAGTTCGTCTCAAGCGAATCAGCACACACCAGATCTTAACCAAGCTCAGTATCCACCGCAACATCAGCAGCCTCAGAATCCACCACCGGTATATCAGCAGCAGCCTCCTCAGCATGCATCTGAGCCTTCGTTGGTTACTCCTTTAAGGTCATTTAGATCTCCTGATGTGTCTAATGGCAACGCGGAACTTGAGGGGTCAACTGTGAAAAGAAGGATCCCTAAAAAGCGTCCCATTTCTCGGCCTGAGAATATGAATTTCGAGAGTGGGATTAATGTGGCTGATAGAGAGAATGGCAATAGGGAGTTGGTGTTGAGTGTTCTTATGCGGTTTGATGCGTTAAGAAGAAGGTTTGCACAACTTGAGGATGCTAAGGAAGCAGTTAGTGGGATTATCAAACGCCCTGATTTGAAATCAGGATCTACTTGTATGGGCAGAGGGGTGCGgacaaacaccaaaaaaagacCTGGTATTGTTCCTGGTGTTGAGATTGGGGACGTATTCTTCTTCAGGTTTGAGATGTGTTTGGTGGGGTTGCATTCTCCATCAATGGCTGGGATTGACTATCTGGTTGTCAAGGGAGAAACGGAAGAAGAACCTATCGCCACTAGCATTGTCTCATCTGGATATTATGATAATGACGAAGGTAATCCTGATGTTTTGATTTATACTGGTCAGGGTGGTAATGCTGATAAAGATAAGCAATCTTCTGACCAAAAGCTCGAAAGGGGTAATCTTGCCTTGGAGAAGAGCTTGCGTAGAGATAGTGCAGTTAGGGTAATAAGGGGCTTGAAAGAGGCTTCTCATAATGCTAAGATCTATATTTATGATGGACTCTATGAGATTAAAGAGTCATGGGTAGAGAAAGGAAAATCTGGACACAACACCTTCAAGTATAAACTAGTTAGAGCTCCTGGTCAACCGCCTGCATTTGCTTCATGGACTGCAATCCAGAAATGGAAGACGGGTGTGCCTTCAAGGCAAGGACTCATTCTTCCCGATATGACTTCCGGGGTTGAAAGCATACCTGTTTCACTTGTTAACGAAGTTGATACCGACAATGGGCCTGCTTATTTCACCTACTCCACAACTGTGAAATACTCAGAGTCGTTTAAGCTGATGCAGCCTTCTTTTGGATGTGATTGTGCCAACTTATGCAAACCAGGGAACTTGGATTGTCACTGCATAAGGAAAAATGGAGGTGACTTCCCCTACACCGGTAATGGAATTCTAGTTAGCCGAAAGCCTATGATATATGAATGCAGTCCATCTTGCCCGTGCTCGACTTGCAAAAACAAGGTGACTCAAATGGGAGTAAAAGTGAGGCTGGAAGTTTTCAAGACAGCGAATAGAGGATGGGGATTGCGGTCATGGGATGCTATTCGTGCTGGTTCTTTTATATGTATCTATGTAGGTGAGGCCAAAGACAAATCAAAGGTGCAGCAAACTATGGCTAATGATGATTATACTTTTGATACAACCAATGTGTATAACCCTTTCAAGTGGAACTACGAACCTGGCTTAGCAGACGAAGATGCTTGTGAAGAGATGtctgaagaatctgaaatcCCGCTGCCACTGATAATCAGTGCTAAGAATGTTGGGAACGTTGCCCGATTCATGAATCATAGTTGCTCACCTAATGTTTTCTGGCAGCCGGTTAGTTATGAAAATAACAGTCAACTCTTTGTGCATGTGGCCTTCTTTGCCATTTCTCACATCCCTCCAATGACTGAGTTAACTTACGACTATGGAGTATCTAGACCAAGTGGGACTCAAAATGGCAATCCTTTATATGGCAAAAGGAAATGCTTCTGTGGATCAGCGTATTGCCGTGGCTCATTTGGATGA
- the NAS1 gene encoding nicotianamine synthase 1 (nicotianamine synthase 1 (NAS1); CONTAINS InterPro DOMAIN/s: Nicotianamine synthase (InterPro:IPR004298); BEST Arabidopsis thaliana protein match is: nicotianamine synthase 2 (TAIR:AT5G56080.1); Has 1807 Blast hits to 1807 proteins in 277 species: Archae - 0; Bacteria - 0; Metazoa - 736; Fungi - 347; Plants - 385; Viruses - 0; Other Eukaryotes - 339 (source: NCBI BLink).), which yields MACQNNLVVKQIIDLYDQISKLKSLKPSKNVDTLFGQLVSTCLPTDTNIDVTNMCEEVKDMRANLIKLCGEAEGYLEQHFSTILGSLQEDQNPLDHLHIFPYYSNYLKLGKLEFDLLSQHSSHVPTKIAFVGSGPMPLTSIVLAKFHLPNTTFHNFDIDSHANTLASNLVSRDPDLSKRMIFHTTDVLNATEGLDQYDVVFLAALVGMDKESKVKAIEHLEKHMAPGAVLMLRSAHALRAFLYPIVDSSDLKGFQLLTIYHPTDDVVNSVVIARKLGGPTTPGVNGTRGCMFMPCNCSKIHAIMNNRGKKNMIEEFSAIE from the coding sequence ATGGCTTGCCAAAACAATCTCGTTGTGAAGCAAATCATCGACTTGTACGACCAAATCTCAAAGCTCAAGAGCTTAAAACCTTCCAAAAATGTCGACACTTTGTTCGGACAACTCGTGTCCACGTGCTTACCCACGGATACAAACATCGATGTCACAAATATGTGTGAAGAAGTCAAAGACATGAGAGCTAATCTCATCAAGCTTTGTGGTGAAGCCGAAGGTTATTTAGAGCAACACTTCTCCACAATTTTGGGATCTTTACAAGAAGACCAAAACCCACTTGACCATTTACACATCTTTCCTTACTACTCCAACTACCTCAAGCTAGGCAAGCTCGAGTTCGATCTCCTGAGCCAACACTCAAGCCATGTCCCCACCAAGATTGCCTTCGTGGGTTCGGGTCCGATGCCTCTCACATCCATCGTATTGGCCAAGTTTCACCTCCCCAACACGACGTTCCACAACTTTGACATCGACTCACACGCAAACACACTCGCTTCAAACCTCGTCTCTCGCGACCCGGACCTCTCAAAACGCATGATCTTCCACACAACGGACGTACTAAACGCAACCGAAGGCCTTGACCAATATGACGTCGTTTTCTTAGCGGCGCTTGTAGGGATGGACAAAGAGTCAAAGGTCAAAGCCATCGAGCACTTGGAGAAACACATGGCTCCTGGAGCTGTTCTTATGCTAAGGAGTGCTCATGCTCTCAGAGCTTTCTTATATCCAATCGTTGACTCGTCTGATCTCAAAGGCTTTCAACTCTTGACCATCTATCATCCAACCGATGACGTGGTTAACTCGGTTGTGATCGCACGTAAGCTCGGTGGTCCGACCACGCCCGGGGTTAATGGTACTCGTGGATGCATGTTTATGCCTTGTAACTGCTCCAAGATTCACGCGATCATGAACAACCGTGGTAAGAAGAATATGATCGAGGAGTTTAGTGCCATCgagtaa
- a CDS encoding Plant invertase/pectin methylesterase inhibitor superfamily (Plant invertase/pectin methylesterase inhibitor superfamily; FUNCTIONS IN: enzyme inhibitor activity, pectinesterase activity; INVOLVED IN: cell wall modification; LOCATED IN: cell wall, plant-type cell wall; EXPRESSED IN: flower, root; CONTAINS InterPro DOMAIN/s: Pectinesterase, active site (InterPro:IPR018040), Pectin lyase fold/virulence factor (InterPro:IPR011050), Pectinesterase, catalytic (InterPro:IPR000070), Pectinesterase inhibitor (InterPro:IPR006501), Pectin lyase fold (InterPro:IPR012334); BEST Arabidopsis thaliana protein match is: root hair specific 12 (TAIR:AT3G10710.1); Has 1807 Blast hits to 1807 proteins in 277 species: Archae - 0; Bacteria - 0; Metazoa - 736; Fungi - 347; Plants - 385; Viruses - 0; Other Eukaryotes - 339 (source: NCBI BLink).) — MSSYGRLDEHEQAKLEASRKTKKRIAIIAISSIVLVCIVVGAVVGTTARDNSKKPPTENNGEPISVSVKALCDVTLHKEKCFETLGSAPNASRSSPEELFKYAVKVTITELSKVLDGFSNGEHMDNATSAAMGACVELIGLAVDQLNETMTSSLKNFDDLRTWLSSVGTYQETCMDALVEANKPSLTTFGENHLKNSTEMTSNALAIITWLGKIADTVKFRRRRLLETGNAKVVVADLPMMEGRRLLESGDLKKKATIVVAKDGSGKYRTIGEALAEVEEKNEKPTIIYVKKGVYLENVRVEKTKWNVVMVGDGQSKTIVSAGLNFIDGTPTFETATFAVFGKGFMARDMGFINTAGPAKHQAVALMVSADLSVFYKCTMDAFQDTMYAHAQRQFYRDCVILGTVDFIFGNAAVVFQKCEILPRRPMKGQQNTITAQGRKDPNQNTGISIHNCTIKPLDNLTDIQTFLGRPWKDFSTTVIMKSFMDKFINPKGWLPWTGDTAPDTIFYAEYLNSGPGASTKNRVKWQGLKTSLTKKEANKFTVKPFIDGNNWLPATKVPFNSDF, encoded by the exons atgtcCTCCTACGGCAGACTCGACGAGCATGAGCAAGCGAAACTTGAGGCAAGTCggaagacaaagaagagaattgCCATCATCGCTATATCTTCCATCGTTCTCGTCTGCATTGTCGTCGGAGCCGTCGTTGGAACCACAGCTCGCGATAACAGCAAGAAACCACCGACGGAGAATAACGGAGAGCCAATATCAGTCTCCGTGAAAGCCCTGTGCGACGTGACATtgcacaaagaaaaatgtttcgAGACCCTTGGATCGGCTCCAAACGCGAGCCGATCAAGCCCAGAGGAGCTTTTCAAGTACGCCGTCAAAGTCACCATCACGGAGCTCTCGAAAGTTCTCGACGGATTCTCCAACGGCGAACACATGGATAACGCCACGTCAGCAGCAATGGGGGCTTGCGTGGAGCTTATCGGGCTAGCCGTTGATCAACTCAACGAAACAATGACGTCGTCCTTGAAGAACTTTGACGATCTAAGGACGTGGCTTAGCTCCGTGGGAACGTACCAAGAAACGTGTATGGATGCGTTAGTGGAAGCGAACAAACCAAGTTTAACGACTTTCGGAGAAAACCATTTGAAAAACTCGACGGAGATGACTAGCAATGCGTTAGCGATCATAACGTGGCTAGGGAAAATCGCTGACACCGTTAAGTTTAGACGACGTCGTTTGTTGGAGACTGGTAACGCCAAAGTCGTTGTAGCTGACTTGCCGATGATGGAAGGTCGGAGACTTTTGGAGAGTGgtgatttgaagaagaaagcgaCTATCGTGGTGGCTAAAGACGGGTCGGGGAAATATCGGACGATTGGTGAGGCTTTAGCGGAAGTGGAGGAGAAGAATGAGAAACCTACGATTATATATGTGAAGAAAGGAGTTTATTTAGAGAATGTTAGGGTTGAGAAGACGAAATGGAATGTTGTGATGGTTGGAGATGGACAAAGTAAGACTATCGTCTCTGCTGGACTCAACTTCATCGATGGAACCCCCACTTTCGAAACCGCCACATTTG CTGTGTTTGGAAAGGGGTTCATGGCTAGGGACATGGGCTTCATTAACACAGCTGGTCCAGCTAAGCATCAAGCCGTAGCTCTAATGGTAAGCGCAGACTTATCTGTGTTCTACAAGTGCACCATGGACGCTTTCCAAGATACAATGTACGCTCATGCACAACGTCAGTTTTACCGTGATTGTGTTATCCTCGGAACCgttgattttatatttggaaACGCTGCGGTTGTATTCCAAAAGTGCGAGATCTTGCCTCGTCGTCCTATGAAAGGCCAGCAGAATACAATAACCGCTCAGGGCCGGAAAGATCCGAACCAAAACACAGGAATTTCTATCCACAATTGTACTATCAAGCCTTTGGATAACTTAACCGATATCCAAACATTCCTAGGCCGGCCTTGGAAGGATTTCTCTACAACGGTTATCATGAAGTCGTTCATGGACAAATTCATCAACCCGAAAGGGTGGTTACCGTGGACAGGAGATACCGCGCCAGACACGATCTTTTACGCCGAGTACTTAAATTCCGGGCCAGGAGCATCGACCAAGAACCGGGTTAAGTGGCAAGGGTTGAAGACGTCTTTAACAAAGAAGGAAGCAAATAAGTTTACGGTGAAACCTTTTATAGACGGCAATAAC